From Marivirga harenae, one genomic window encodes:
- a CDS encoding GAF domain-containing protein, producing MADNNSQDSKQKRKFSIKKYIRIDFKTLQGRITIGFLLMGAFAIIMLISSNYSWNKQITKGKELIALNKNSSTLASEVQQLVDLTTILSFRYISTEDDLFKNDIENRWFNNIYPKVDELDSLVREFGNQDIVTFTEELNAHLPKIKSKQKEAVDDLSFEKLNSEELIDDIIHLTFLTTSIKEELAKSEKQSIQSIEQAERNIPLLLSIEFIIAFIISTAIALYIIRSVLLRVKYVKVNIRELSQGNLPKEMEESEDELNSIIRAINELTTNLKGITRFADEVGKGDFNTNITVFENQGDLGQSLAEMRNELQNVADEDKRRVWFNEGVAKFGDILRKNNENIENLSARLISELVEYTDSIQGSLFIVNKEDEQNIKIILKGAYAYQRQKFVEKELAPGQGLVGQCYLEKEHIYLSEIPENYVSIRSGLGESSPTHILISPMKLNEEVFGIIELASFRSYKDHHKEFIEKVGESIASTIQGLQVSMETKRLLEESQLKAEQLQAQEEEMRQNAEELEATQEEMERQSREMGAFNQAVSISTMVAEFDKSGKIIEINSQLELQTGWDTDDLSGMDRKKLFLDEEDQDWTKTWNSITDNMSMSKSATLINKQGHEIPVVAHCMPVSDEQGNAQKIACIFIRKEKL from the coding sequence ATGGCAGACAACAATTCTCAAGACAGCAAGCAAAAGAGAAAATTCTCAATTAAAAAATATATTCGGATAGATTTTAAAACTTTACAAGGTAGAATTACTATTGGGTTTTTATTAATGGGTGCCTTTGCGATCATCATGCTAATCAGCAGTAATTACTCATGGAATAAGCAAATTACGAAAGGAAAAGAATTAATAGCACTAAATAAAAACAGTAGTACGCTGGCTTCCGAAGTTCAACAATTAGTAGATTTGACTACAATCCTTTCCTTTAGGTATATCAGTACAGAGGATGATCTCTTTAAAAATGATATTGAAAACCGGTGGTTCAACAATATTTACCCCAAAGTAGATGAATTAGACAGTTTAGTAAGAGAATTTGGGAATCAAGATATTGTAACCTTCACTGAAGAATTGAATGCTCATTTACCCAAGATCAAAAGCAAGCAAAAAGAAGCTGTAGATGATTTAAGTTTTGAAAAGCTCAATAGTGAAGAACTTATAGATGATATTATACATTTGACTTTTCTTACTACTTCTATTAAGGAGGAATTAGCAAAGTCGGAAAAACAATCTATCCAAAGTATTGAACAGGCTGAACGTAACATCCCACTATTACTTAGCATAGAATTTATTATTGCATTTATCATTAGTACTGCGATCGCACTTTATATAATTCGTTCTGTATTACTAAGAGTTAAATACGTAAAGGTTAATATTAGAGAACTGTCTCAGGGTAACCTGCCTAAAGAGATGGAAGAATCTGAAGATGAATTAAATTCTATTATAAGAGCTATTAATGAATTAACTACAAACCTAAAAGGAATAACAAGATTTGCAGACGAAGTAGGGAAAGGTGATTTCAATACGAATATCACAGTTTTTGAGAATCAAGGTGATTTAGGACAATCTCTTGCAGAAATGAGAAATGAGCTGCAAAATGTCGCTGACGAAGATAAGAGAAGAGTTTGGTTCAATGAAGGAGTAGCCAAATTTGGCGATATTTTAAGAAAAAATAATGAGAATATTGAAAACCTTTCCGCTAGGCTAATTTCAGAGTTAGTTGAATATACTGATTCCATTCAAGGCTCCCTCTTCATTGTAAATAAGGAAGATGAGCAAAACATTAAAATCATTCTGAAAGGAGCTTATGCATATCAAAGACAAAAATTCGTTGAAAAAGAATTAGCTCCTGGTCAAGGTTTAGTGGGACAATGCTACTTGGAAAAAGAGCATATCTATTTATCTGAAATACCCGAAAATTATGTTTCTATTCGTTCTGGATTAGGTGAATCTTCACCAACGCATATCCTAATCAGTCCTATGAAATTAAATGAAGAGGTATTTGGAATTATTGAACTAGCTTCTTTCAGGTCTTACAAAGATCATCATAAAGAATTTATAGAGAAAGTAGGAGAAAGTATTGCTTCCACAATTCAGGGCCTACAAGTATCCATGGAAACTAAAAGATTGTTAGAGGAGTCTCAGTTAAAAGCAGAACAACTACAGGCCCAAGAAGAAGAGATGCGTCAAAATGCTGAGGAGTTAGAAGCTACACAAGAAGAAATGGAAAGGCAAAGTCGTGAAATGGGAGCTTTTAATCAAGCAGTCAGTATTTCAACAATGGTAGCTGAATTTGATAAATCTGGTAAAATCATAGAAATCAACAGCCAATTAGAATTACAAACCGGGTGGGATACGGACGATTTATCAGGTATGGATAGAAAGAAACTCTTTCTGGATGAAGAAGACCAAGATTGGACAAAAACTTGGAATAGTATTACTGATAATATGTCTATGAGCAAATCTGCTACCTTAATAAATAAGCAAGGTCATGAAATCCCGGTTGTGGCTCATTGCATGCCGGTGTCCGATGAACAAGGTAATGCACAGAAAATTGCTTGCATATTTATAAGAAAAGAAAAATTGTAA
- a CDS encoding ATP-dependent DNA ligase yields the protein MKEFAQLITSLDQSTKTSEKVNALKNYFLSADDKDKIWTLALFTDRKPQRAVTTSLLKDWVIEWVGIPEWLFQESYHVVGDLAETIALLMALNESFEHQIDKPLTDYIDTLIELKNKNNNEKKARLHLIYEELDSQERFVFTKIITGGWRVGVSQNLMTKAISQTFEIDQSIVAHRLMGKWSPENFTFHDLILEESNNDLASRPYPFYLAHPITTAEIQINLNPSEWQAEWKWDGIRGQIIKRNDEVFIWSRGEELVTDKFPELEAMAKHLPNGIVLDGEITAFENGEPLSFALLQTRIGRKNITKNLLKKAPVAFICYDLIEYAGKDIRSNSLENRSQLLKNLIKEAKNPVLIPSQSIKFSDWTELIEIRKKSRSLKTEGLMLKKKDSLYESGRKRGNWWKWKIAPLTIDGIMIYAQKGHGRRADLYSDYTFAVWDEDELVPFAKAYSGLTDAEMKKVDAFVKKNTKEKFGPVRTVKPELVFEIAFEGIQESNRHKSGIALRFPRIKRWRKDKPINEANKLTDLQELLKKYG from the coding sequence TTGAAAGAATTTGCGCAACTCATAACTTCTTTAGACCAAAGTACTAAGACCAGTGAAAAGGTGAATGCTTTGAAAAACTATTTTCTATCTGCTGATGATAAAGACAAAATCTGGACATTAGCATTATTCACTGATAGAAAACCCCAACGAGCAGTAACCACCAGCCTTTTGAAAGACTGGGTTATCGAATGGGTAGGAATCCCTGAATGGCTGTTTCAAGAATCGTATCATGTGGTGGGTGATTTAGCTGAAACCATTGCATTATTAATGGCTTTAAATGAATCTTTTGAGCATCAAATCGATAAACCTCTGACAGACTACATCGATACTTTAATCGAATTAAAAAACAAGAATAATAACGAGAAGAAAGCTAGGCTACATTTAATTTATGAGGAATTAGACTCACAGGAACGCTTCGTTTTCACCAAAATCATTACGGGGGGATGGAGAGTTGGGGTGTCACAAAATCTAATGACCAAGGCTATAAGCCAGACTTTCGAAATAGATCAATCAATAGTTGCCCATCGATTGATGGGTAAATGGTCCCCCGAAAATTTCACCTTCCATGACCTTATTCTAGAGGAAAGTAATAATGATCTCGCTTCACGCCCCTACCCATTCTATTTGGCTCACCCTATAACCACAGCTGAAATCCAAATAAATCTAAATCCTTCTGAATGGCAGGCCGAATGGAAGTGGGATGGCATCAGAGGGCAAATAATAAAAAGAAATGATGAAGTCTTTATTTGGAGTCGAGGGGAAGAGCTCGTCACTGATAAATTTCCAGAACTCGAGGCAATGGCAAAACATCTGCCGAATGGGATAGTTCTGGACGGTGAAATAACTGCCTTTGAAAATGGAGAGCCCCTCTCCTTTGCATTGCTTCAAACAAGAATAGGGAGAAAAAATATTACTAAAAATCTTCTAAAGAAAGCTCCAGTTGCATTCATTTGCTATGACCTAATAGAATATGCCGGAAAAGATATTCGAAGTAATTCGTTAGAGAACAGAAGTCAACTTTTAAAAAATTTGATTAAGGAAGCAAAGAATCCAGTATTGATTCCTTCACAATCGATCAAATTTTCTGATTGGACCGAGCTAATTGAAATTCGTAAAAAATCTAGAAGTCTAAAAACGGAAGGCTTGATGCTTAAAAAGAAAGACTCTCTTTATGAATCAGGAAGAAAGAGAGGTAATTGGTGGAAGTGGAAAATTGCCCCTCTCACAATTGACGGAATCATGATTTATGCTCAAAAGGGCCACGGTAGAAGAGCTGATCTATATTCTGACTACACCTTTGCTGTCTGGGATGAAGATGAATTGGTACCATTCGCAAAAGCTTATTCTGGATTAACCGATGCAGAAATGAAAAAAGTAGATGCCTTTGTGAAGAAAAATACAAAAGAAAAATTTGGGCCTGTTCGTACTGTTAAACCTGAACTAGTTTTTGAGATTGCATTTGAAGGAATACAAGAATCTAATCGACATAAATCAGGAATAGCGCTTCGGTTTCCTAGAATAAAAAGATGGAGAAAAGATAAACCCATAAATGAAGCCAACAAATTAACAGACCTGCAAGAACTTCTGAAAAAGTATGGATAA